TTTTAGTGCATACCTGAAACATGCTTCTTATTGTGGTCGATTTGTTGACTTGTTAAAAATTGTTTGCTAATAATACACTAACACGAAATTTCATTCAAATGTTTTGGAATTTCCTCAGTTAGAGTTTACTGTAGGACAATAGTTAGATGCATAGGTGGTGTAGTTCTATTTTCAGAATTAGAGTTTTCCATTGGTAGCATGCGTCTTTTTAGAATTGAAGTTTTACCTTGGTCATCTACTTTGACCTTTGATGCAGACCTTGCTCTGTGAAATTTCAATTCTAATTAGACAACAGCACAAGAAACATCTAACGAATTGTATCTagctttgttctttttattgcATTATCTCCTTTACAAACTGCATTTTATTTTGTCAATTGTTGATAGATCTTAATATCACATCCATAATTTGAATGATATGAATGTGCTTATGTTCCTCGAATATTACTCAGCAAAATCACGTTGCAGATGAAGATGTTGAGGATCTTCTGGCCAATAATATTTCGGGCAAACCTTCTGGGACTGTTCTGCCTTATGTTGGTGTTGCTTGCCTTGGAGCTATGTTATTTGGGTATCATCTTGGgtatgaatttcattttcatttgatATAAAGATCAATGAACTTGTAATGCAGGGTATCATATTCTGTATATAGCAATCTCAAAGATGATTTTTAACTTATGCATAAACTAGTTTAGTTTATTGAGAAGTTTGGTTAACTTTCtccttcttattttcttctctggAAAGTGTTTATCCTAACAGTTCCTTAGCGAATGACTTAAGCCACATCTTCTTGTCTTAAGTTATCGGCAGTAAGAAGAAACCCACTGGAGTTCTGTGTTGAATTTTCCTTGTTATAGTACTAATTGTCGTCActgattattattattcttaggTAGGAAACTCTGACAATACTCTTTTTGGTATAGGGTAGTAAACGGTTCTCTTGAGTACCTTGCCAAGGATCTTGGAATCATCCAAAACACTGTTCTACAAGGTACACACTCTTTTCCTAAATTGTAATTGCAAATTAGTTTACATAGTTTGATTCATATTAtcagaaaaagaaattatagaTTTTAAAGTATATACTCTTTCCTGTTCTTTTGCTTGTTAATTTGTTAGGCCTATTTCCAGCATATATTCAAACATGGTTTTTGGACTTGTTAATCCATGAGCAGGATGGATTGTGAGTGCACTGCTTGCTGGTGCTACTGTTGGTTCATTTACTGGTGGAACATTGGCTGACAAATTTGGCAGGACTAGGACTTTTCAGTTGGATGCAATCCCTCTGGCAATTGGAGGATTTCTTTGGTCTGTCAATTTTCCCTTGGGTATAAGGTTTGATCTTTTAGGTATTTTTGAGATTGATGGATAAAATTATACTACATTTACAGTGCTACTGCTCAGACTGTTCAAACAATGATCATTGGTCGCTTGTTAGCTGGTATAGGAATTGGTGTAGCATCTGCAGTTGTACCACTTTACATATCTGAGGTGATCCccttataaacaattataaccTTTGATcatatatgtacatattttcTGTGGATCACGTGGTGATTCCTACTAATGGACAGATTTCTCCAACCGATATTCGCGGTGCACTTGGATCTGTTAATCAACTTTTTATATGTATTGGGATTCTTGCAGCACTGCTGGTTGGTTTGCCTCTGGAGGGAAATCCTATATGGTATTGACTGTTGAATTGTTTcattcttgagtttattttgcaCAGAGTATGTATATTAGTGATGTAAATGACTATATTCAGTGTGAAAATTTTAGAAGTAAAATGTGTGTTCATTAATATGCACCCTCTTCTCCCTCGTTTAATTTTATCAGGTGGCGCACAATGTTTGGAATTACTGTAGTTCCATCTGTTCTGTTAGCACTTGGGATGGCTATTTCTCCAGAAAGTCCTCGGTGGCTTTTTCAGGTTATTTGGGAGTATTATACATTATCTTATTGCAGACCAACACATTTACAAGACAAGCAGCTTGAATTTCTACTCTAAGTTTCTTTTCTTATAAAAGATTACTACTTTCAGACACATCAATAACTTTCTGTTAAATATACCTTGGATTATAGTTTCCTATGGTGTAAACTTTTCAAACTAACCATCAACACGTTCAAAGGAAAGAacttatgttatattttaaatgtctaaaGACACTATTGGGATCCTTAAAGCTTTTAAATGGGTTAATTTTTACAGTTATGGTGGTCATCTATAATCTTTATACCAAATAAGATGCCTAGTTTCTTGCGAAGTTTGTaattgttggaagtcccacattgactagatataaggcaatttcataatatataagtgaggtacAAATATCATCTTACAAGCCGTTTTGTGGGgcttgagttaggcttaaattcCACCCTTTAACATATTTGAGTACTTAGAGTCTCTATATTTAGAGTATGCAAACACCTCACCTTAATTTAAGGTATATATGTGTGGTTGCAAACCTCACATtccaagccggttttgtgggatTGATCTTGTATATGTTTTTGATAAAATTACATTTGTTACCTTGTAGCAAGGAAAAATATTGGAAGCTGAAAAGGCTGTTAAAACACTGTATGGAAAAGAAAGAGTGGCTTTGGTTATGCAGGACTTGACAGCAGCAAGTGAAGGTTCTTCTGAACAAGAAGCTGGATGGTTTGATCTGTTTAGTAGTCGATATTGGAAAGGTATTCCAAACTTCAGTTTAATTCCAGGTCTGATTAACAAGGTCTATGGTTTCTAGGGTATTAAGGCAGAATTTCTATAGCAAATATCTGTGGAAGTTAATTTTCTACCTTCTTTTTTACCTTCTGAATTTGTTAGTGcattttttctttccatttcccTTGATATGTTATGATGGGATATATCTTAATTGTATCATTGCAGTTTATGTTACAGATTTTGTGATCTAATGTCAACTTATTAGTTTCCTCTGGATTTGATTAATGCTTAATGAAACATTCCTTGTTGCAGTTGTGAGTGTAGGGGCAACACTTTTCTTGCTACAGCAGTTATCTGGAATAAATGCTGTGGTCTATTATTCGACTGCAGTTTTCCGCAGTGCTGGAATCTCTTCTGATGTTGCAGCAAGTGCACTGGTTGGTGCATCAAATGTTTTTGGTCAGTATCTTTCATTCCAAAAATTTTGATATCATGATGACATTTGCACAAACTTGATATTGTTTCTGGCTGATATTTGATTTCATTGCAGGCACAATGGTTGCTtcgtccttgatggacaagaaAGGAAGGAAAAGTCTCCTTATTATAAGTTTTAGTGGGATGGTAATAATTACCTATACTTTAATTTGTATCAGATATTTTGATACTTTAGGATATTTCAAAACTCTGCCCCTGtgaattatttttctctctgtTTGGTTTAATCATAACAAATTTTCATCTAAACAACTTAACTTGCGTTCCTCGATAATATTAATGAGTTAATCATGTTTTTATCCCTATTTGGTTTTTGTCTTTATCTCAAACTTTGGTCTGTTAAGTCTCTATCTTATGCATGGATTCAATCCTTTTCGTTCATCACCGTTAACTGTTTTTTGACTTGACAAATGACAAATCATGTTGAATGTCGTTCACAAATTCCCCTCCTGTCAATATCTTAAAAGGTTAGCATGATTCATCATTTGTTACGCTGGACTAGAAGGATTGTATCCATGCATTTCAGACGTATTAGGATCAAGGTTTGATATAGGGGTGGAAACCAAAATTGCATTATAGTTAAAGgtccaaaacataattaactcaatattatatattcatGTTCTTAAACTCACTCTTTTTCTCTCCTTCCTAGGGTGCTTCTATGTTGCTTCTTTCTGTTTCATTTACTTGGAAGGTCCTTGCACCATATTCTGGAACTCTTGCAGTCCTCGGGACTGTCTTGTAAGTCATTTAATTTTGTCAGTGAAAGTAATTCCACAAGACTACCAGTCTGTGTTATTTGATTTCCATTTCTCTTTCGATTTGTCACTCTCTGACCTATGAATTTTAAACAGCTATGTCTTATCCTTCTCTCTTGGTGCTGGTCCTGTGCCTGCTCTTCTTCTACCAGAAATATTTGCATCTAGAATCAGAGCAAAAGCAATTGCTTTGTCATTAGGTACACATTGGGTAAGGAACTTCACTGTGGAATCCAATATATCATTACCTTTTGAAACTCTAACTTGTTACTTCTTAAATAAGAGAGTAATATACATCTCGTGTTTGAGACTAGACATTGATAGATGGTAATCCATAGTTTTGATACCTAGTTaagaaataaactttaaatctaattcaattttttaaaattaacttgtaaggTACGGTTtgtacccacttatatattgtgaattagtCTTTTATCTCTGGTAAGGTGAGACTTCCAACAGAGGTAACTAGGAGAATTCTTGTGATAATCATAGAGTAAGCATATCAATACTGTCTATACCAAATTATCATGTCCAAAAACTACTGCAATGAAGTTTCTTGGAGCTGTTGGGAAGATTTATAACATGCATTGGttttattcatattttgaaCACTAACTcttgatttttgtttattatttccAGATCTCCAACTTTGTGATTGGGCTGTATTTCTTGAGTGTAGTAGACAAGTTTGGAATCAGCAGTGTGTACTTGGGCTTTGCAACAGTGTGTCTTGTTACAGTCTTGTACATAGCTCGTAACGTTGTTGAAACAAAAGGTCGATCCTTGGAAGAAATCGAACTTGCACTTGGCCCTTCAACCTAAGTACACTTCACAAATGCATTTGATCTTAATTCTAATGCTGCTCTTACAATTTTTGTTCCTTAGAACTCTTGGcacttgttatttttatattatttatccaACTTGTTTTGCTTTTTTACTTCTTAAATTACTCCACTCCTTATAATTTTTCTAgatctttgaataatgaaaGTTCTATCAATCAAGTCTTTATACGTATAATTTTTATAGTATGTCCATCTAGTTTAACCAAATTTATAGTCAAatccttattttataattaggtttctgaaatttaagtaaatattaaatataaatataactgaGAGGAGAAGGATAACTGGAAATATTCTCAACcattaaagatttgaaagcttcattgaactttatttatctacaattttatctttcaatGAGTTTTACTCCATTTAGCTGCACCAACATCTTTCTTTCAATGGAACCGTTCTTCAAGATTTTGTATTCTATGCAAGAAATGTTCTTAGTCAGGTTAACTTGCTATTGCCTAAAATGTGATGCACACGTACGTATTGAATACTGCGTTTAGATACgtgtgtgtatatgtatatatacttgAAACGATTTCAtcatataaatcataaaatttatatatttaatgtagtttaatttttgaaataatataaaaataaaaataattatagttaaatataAGGTTATCACTGTGAGAGAATTTGATTCATATAAGTTGATCAATCACgaattggattaaaaataaacttgttCAACTTGATTTATTGTTGTAATTTGACTAAATTTTTTATAGAAGTATAATCAAAATATTCACCagattttctttaaatattattataaaaataatacttaaaattaaagtgtcaatttacataatttattaaataaataataaaacatcaaaattatttaaatattattgaataatattttaatctttaaaaaataattaaattgtcgattaacataaataaaaataataaataattaaaaaattatgaaaaaatgataaaaaaaatgcaaagaaTGTTTATCAGTGAATTATGAATCAATTGATTCTCATTAAATTCGAATCCATTTAACTAAGAGTATAAATGAAACTAGTTCATTTTACtcaatatttagaaaatgaaaatttttcaatCCAACCTATTAAACCTTAAGTGAGTTGGAATGgttcataaattatttaacttattttgatatctttaattatatatatataataaaaaaaattgtaattgttATAATATCTGTAAAATGTTATATCTGAGACTAAAGAAGATGAATAGTATAGatttttggaaataatttttaagattcTTTATATCTATCAATGTCATTCGATAAATTTAGAAtcggaacatttttaaatataataaagttaaacatcacataaaaaaatattcataaatttagaATCAAAACATTCTTAAGTATaataaagttaaacactatattaaaaaaatattcataaactCGATGTAtcaagattttaaattaaaaattatatcaatcTATTATGTTTGTTAAacaaattacatatataatgaCTCTTTAGtaaatcttctataaaaaaagaaaaatggttcTTGTTGGTGACAATGAAAGGTTGGATCGAAGTCACGTATGTATTCCCTCGAGAAAAGAAAAACCATCTGGGACGTGTTGTTTTATCGAGCATGGATAATAAAGTCTTCTATTGGATTAACGTTTAAGGCAAAGGGCAATGCAAATTCACAAAACAGGATTATTAAAAAACAGGATAATTATTAGTTGTAGGCCAATAAGCAATAATGTTAACTTGTAAACATCTTTTGAAgcacttttaaaatttttaattagtgaCAACTTTACACATACGTATTTTAAACGTATCTTTGTGAGATACGTCCTCCACACGAATACCCTGGCTTGATGAACATATTGGTGCATCACACTCTTCATCCAACATCAATAAAGTTCCTACACTCAGTCACAATCATGGTATTCTGAGTTAATAAACTTTATAAAGTAAATACTTTAAAACTCATGCTTACTATAACTTTTACATTTAATTGCATCAAGTAGATATATTAGTTAAAACCTTCAAGATAACATTAAAACACATTTTAGTGCATGCTCTATTAGATACTTTAACGCATCATCACCTTTCATTGCTTCTGCTTGTGGACACTGCTTACACTGGAATTTGCTCCGTACAAATTGTGTGGACCAGGTTGAATCATTATCAATGAACTAATCAATTTTCTGTCAATGACAACCAGAGCGGTGGGGTGGAGCAACATTCATGGATTCATTCCAGAAAATGCACTTTATATCACACTATGTGACTTCAATCATAAGCTTCTCAGGCTCCTTAGATGAATTAGGAAGTGGTGGCAGAGTAAAGTATGATAAATATcggattttaagtctaatttaaccTTATAGACCGAATTATAAGACTAAATTTACATTCATTTATACATTGTAATTTAgttttatctctaatcgatgtaAGACTTCCAACATAATTTTCCATGTAGAACAATATACATTTCGAATGTGGAACTAGACATTAATAGATGGTTCGAAAGTGGATAAAACAATGAATCCAACAAATAAAcaaaggacaatgatattttgactctCATCTTATACTTTCTGACATGATTTATTATTAGACATTGATTTTTTCAAAGAATACATTGATCAATGCTCCACACTAAACTACATCAAGGAGTACAAAATGAGagtcaaaatatgattttctAATAACAAATTTCGTTAAAATAGACTTTGACTCATGACTCTAATACCATCTTAAAAAGTGGACTTCCACCTAAATGCAACCCCAAGAATAAGAATGTGGCTCACAATTGTGAACTTACCTTTCACTTTGTTTCTGATACCAAATACATATAGTTTGGCACTACTCTTTTACACCATGATCTGCAAAGGAACATTATGTATCATTTTTGTGCATACAATGTACCCTTAATTAAGCAACAACCGTGGCCTCACTTGGGTGGATTGGTTTCTCATCCTAGAACATTTGGGTCGAAACATATTACAGATGAGTTCTGAATCACATTAATTTTGGATCCACATGTGTTAATTATGATGGCTACCCCACCAACATGTGCTTACTATTTGCAAGAAAGTTTCACCCGAGcgcatttttcttaaaattgatGGATACTTAATTATAATCCTGGTATAATCTTAATAATGTTACTAAAAGAATCTTCGACCAACTCTATCTGGATTCTGGAATCTACTTTAGGACTGTTATGCCCTCATTAATTTCCAGTGAATAGATCTTGAATATATTAACTTTCAGAAAGAAAGATCTGGAATTTACTAATTAAGACTAtactttagaaaaatattttcttccattattatcaaatttatactTCTCTCCAGTTGTCTGTTTTGATTTTTGCTAATAGAAAGAGATTAACTTAAATGTtacatatttcaaattaattgaGTGCTTAGTGTTGCTTTAAACAAGTAGAAGTAGAACTTTTGGGATTTCAATAAGAACACAAACATATACTTCAACCAGAAATATAATCATTAGCTATTACATAATCAATGCATGCCATGTGGCAAAAGCGGTTATTCAACAGTGTAATTAGATACCATACATTAGTTATTCAGAATTCAAAAACTAAGCCTATTTATAGTCCTGCACCAACGCTGGACCTTAGAATTTTATCAACATAATAACTTCAAACTTGATCAAGTGGATTCTCTTTCATTTCCACCACCGAAGGGAAATCATGTTTAGTGTCatcacactcttttgtgttcaCTGTGCCCTCACTTTCTTGCTGCTGTGTACGATTGGCTTTCGTGTTCTTCTTCTCAGAATTCTTGTATACCATGTATAAGATCATTTGGGTGATGCCAAACAGAAATCCTAGCACATTTGGCAGCTGAAAAAACCCAAAACAACACATTCATCAGTTTTTCTTTCAAGAGAAAATTACAAAGACGTGTAATAGATATAGAAATGTTATTTATTTCTCACCATAATGAATGGATCCTTGTCGAAGAGCCCGTAGAAAAACCACATGGTGGCGCAGAGGGTGAGAAACAAGGACAGTGAAAATGGCATGTACTCAACACTTTTGGTTTTTATGACCTTCCTCTGCAATCAATGTAgacattttacatattttcagaAACATAACTTTACAACATCTTTGTCATGTGAATAATCGAATATAGAATATACCATTATGCTTAAAGGAGCAGCGAACACTGCAATGTTGAAAATGGCACAAACCCAACCCACAGCACGAACACGGTTGATTCCAGTCATGGAGAAGATGGTGACCAACATGGTTAAGCCAAAACCTCCAACATCAGCAATGAGTATCATTATCAAAGTCGAAATCTGCAATATCCATCAAAAAATTAATCATGCAACAAGCTTTAAGAAGTGTATGCATGTCTTTCAAACATGGTTATCGAGATAGAACAACATGAAAAAGTGTAGATAACGAAAGATCGTGATCTTGGTTTCACCTTCTGCTTCTTGGGAGCATATATAATGTACATTGCAAGGTATGTAACTTCTATGAAACATCCAATACTGTTGATGGTGACAATCAAAATAGCATTGGTTTTTATGAAGCCATAGTACAGAAGCAAGAGTGCACTAAGAAGTGCGACAACATATGGAATCGATTGAAACCCCGCAGATGATTTGGTCTTGAAAATTGTATAGAAGGTTGGCCTGTGACAGACACaaaaattatagaataaaaaacaGGATCAGTATTCCAAAGTGTAAAGTGGGGTAGCGGAAAACTATGattctatttttgtttcaaacAGGACTTACAAGGGTGCCAAGAACACCAGAAACGAGACAATGTTACCTATAGACAGAAAGAAAACAGAGAACATCAGTGAACAAAAgtgaacaaaaacaaaatcagcAGGTAAAATTTGTTGGTCACTGTTACTAGATAATGCATTCTGCACTCATCATGGTGCGATGAAAATCGAAAATATagcatgaaaagaaaaaagttacaAAACAAAGATGGCTAGTGACTAAACATAAACACAAACACTTTGATGGTGATACCAAAGTTGAAAATGTTGTAGTCATAGGTTGTTGTAGTGAGACAAATTAATACCTAGAAGACCAAAGATGAAAGCCATCTCTTGAGCAGAAAATGCAACCATTTTTAGATGTTGAGGCGTTTGCTAAAATGTTGGAAAAAACTAGCTTTGCCTTTTGTGCTGTATGTGTAGGACAATGTGTGCTTGAACAAGGTTTGCAAGCTTCTATATATACACATGGTAACCCGTGACAATGTCCGACACGTGTACACTCCCACATAGTTCCCTTTAAAGAGCACTAAcgatttatcattaaaaaatgcAACCAAATGTCAGTTTGGCAACTTCTCAAACCCCGCATCTCAGACGTGCTTAGTTTTTTCTCTTGTCAAAGTTGTAATTTGAGAAGCAGTGATAAATTATGAGCCAcattcttaaagtttttgaggTTAATTAACCAGAAAAGAAGGCTTAGGTAGTAACTAATTTGTGTGCAATGTGAAAACATTACTCTTTATCGCTTATACACAGAACATTCATAACGGTTACATGATTGGTAATAGTTAAAGATTATGACATGATGAAGTTACGTGTTGTATCTGTCCACTTTGCGCCACAATTTTCATGCAATAGCTGAACAATATGTGTAACATCTTTTACCTCTGAGCGGGAGGGGCAAATTAATTTGTGGTTTTAATGCATGGTCCACACACTCGAAAAATAGCCATAATAGTGCTCCTACTTTTCTACCTAGCTATTAGCCTCAATGATGCGTATACCTCGCTCTtctttatgtttaaaatatttgcttCTCGTGAGTCTTTAGTagaagacaaaaatattttatttaaagtatgagattaattattttatagatgTGAAATAGGCTtgaatataaaaggaaaattcaaataataaaaaatcataacagAAAATTTAATGGAAAATCATAATAGAAAATTTAGCAATATAGAGAATCTTGAGAATCTTGAGAAACTTAAGGATGTAAAGAATATTGAGAACCTTGAAAAATGAGAAGACTTTGAAAAATGTGATAATCTTGAAATACGGAACCTTGAGTAATGAAACCTTGAGAAATGTGATAACTTTGAGAAATGTGATCATTTTGAGAAATGGGATAATCTTGAGAAATTGGAGAACcttgagaaattgaaaaaatcttgaaaatttTTGATAATCTTGAGAAATTGGAGAACCGTGAGAGAAATTGGAGAA
This region of Vigna unguiculata cultivar IT97K-499-35 chromosome 5, ASM411807v1, whole genome shotgun sequence genomic DNA includes:
- the LOC114186039 gene encoding plastidic glucose transporter 4-like yields the protein MSMSSGSSWWCGLRPSSFNMDTEFSVRGNTFGGIFGSSAKPRSLRVQPSDEDVEDLLANNISGKPSGTVLPYVGVACLGAMLFGYHLGVVNGSLEYLAKDLGIIQNTVLQGWIVSALLAGATVGSFTGGTLADKFGRTRTFQLDAIPLAIGGFLCATAQTVQTMIIGRLLAGIGIGVASAVVPLYISEISPTDIRGALGSVNQLFICIGILAALLVGLPLEGNPIWWRTMFGITVVPSVLLALGMAISPESPRWLFQQGKILEAEKAVKTLYGKERVALVMQDLTAASEGSSEQEAGWFDLFSSRYWKVVSVGATLFLLQQLSGINAVVYYSTAVFRSAGISSDVAASALVGASNVFGTMVASSLMDKKGRKSLLIISFSGMGASMLLLSVSFTWKVLAPYSGTLAVLGTVFYVLSFSLGAGPVPALLLPEIFASRIRAKAIALSLGTHWISNFVIGLYFLSVVDKFGISSVYLGFATVCLVTVLYIARNVVETKGRSLEEIELALGPST
- the LOC114184285 gene encoding bidirectional sugar transporter SWEET9-like — encoded protein: MVAFSAQEMAFIFGLLGNIVSFLVFLAPLPTFYTIFKTKSSAGFQSIPYVVALLSALLLLYYGFIKTNAILIVTINSIGCFIEVTYLAMYIIYAPKKQKISTLIMILIADVGGFGLTMLVTIFSMTGINRVRAVGWVCAIFNIAVFAAPLSIMRKVIKTKSVEYMPFSLSLFLTLCATMWFFYGLFDKDPFIMLPNVLGFLFGITQMILYMVYKNSEKKNTKANRTQQQESEGTVNTKECDDTKHDFPSVVEMKENPLDQV